One part of the Nitrospirota bacterium genome encodes these proteins:
- a CDS encoding HEAT repeat domain-containing protein, with protein sequence YYENRLKSRRPLIRAAAVDKIGKMLSEFSTAGLVEILSREEHPEILAVTARALSRNGSREGLTGILERLPDLYRRSLVSRKTIEASLINFSADAVPLLVAYGSKSDDAKIRASLLEVLAHLAATPLSLEFAAANLNADDPEVRARAVKVFARHDASADMVHPELLLPLLEDPVWFVRLQSARALGKLKYEQAVESLGRRLLDTNWQVRNAAARALANIGDASLDVFLNILKYKDRYAKESICEEAGRTNFTQRLISNLMSRDETLYAKSREMLGIMHSLHLSTSLHEYLKSGEEDAIKREIALLMRDTAAPRESDRGGEGPRSPAAQSDGEGKKA encoded by the coding sequence CTATTACGAGAACAGGTTGAAAAGCAGACGGCCGCTCATCAGGGCCGCAGCCGTGGATAAAATCGGGAAGATGCTGAGCGAATTTTCGACGGCCGGTCTCGTGGAGATATTGAGCCGCGAGGAACACCCCGAGATCCTGGCGGTGACGGCGCGGGCCTTGAGCAGGAACGGCAGCCGGGAGGGATTGACAGGCATCCTGGAGCGACTGCCCGATCTGTACCGGAGATCGCTCGTCTCCCGAAAAACGATCGAGGCTTCCCTCATCAATTTCAGCGCCGACGCGGTGCCGCTTCTGGTCGCCTATGGAAGCAAGAGCGACGACGCGAAGATCAGGGCTTCACTGCTGGAGGTGCTTGCGCATCTGGCGGCGACCCCGCTGTCGCTCGAGTTCGCCGCGGCGAACCTGAACGCCGATGACCCGGAGGTCCGGGCGAGGGCCGTCAAGGTGTTCGCGAGGCACGATGCGTCTGCGGACATGGTGCATCCGGAGCTCCTGCTCCCTCTTCTTGAGGATCCGGTATGGTTCGTGAGGCTTCAATCCGCGAGGGCATTGGGAAAATTGAAATACGAACAGGCGGTCGAAAGCCTGGGAAGGCGCCTGCTCGATACGAACTGGCAGGTGAGAAATGCCGCTGCCCGCGCTCTGGCGAATATCGGTGATGCCTCGCTGGACGTGTTCCTGAATATCCTGAAATACAAGGACCGTTACGCCAAGGAGAGCATTTGCGAGGAAGCGGGAAGGACGAATTTTACCCAGAGGCTGATCTCGAACCTCATGAGCCGCGACGAGACGCTGTATGCGAAATCCCGTGAGATGCTCGGGATCATGCACTCCCTGCATTTATCAACATCGCTCCATGAGTATTTGAAGAGCGGGGAGGAGGACGCGATAAAGCGGGAGATCGCCCTCCTCATGCGGGATACTGCCGCCCCCCGGGAGAGTGACCGGGGCGGGGAAGGTCCCCGATCTCCGGCTGCGCAAAGCGACGGCGAAGGAAAGAAGGCATGA